CATTCGAAGGAGAGTGACTTGTCAAATTGTACAGAACAGTGTCTTTTTGAAATAGGGTTATAAAAGATGCACAGAGCTAAGACAAACACAATCTTACACTCTAGCGTGATTGAATACTGCAAGAGTTTTCCAGAATGAATCGCTGTAATCATCTGGCACAGAATACCGCTTGCCAAGCTTCAAGGTTGATAATACCTGGCAATACTTACATCAGAGATGCTAGGGATCATGTTTGTTCAGGAGAATAGATAATATTTTCAGAATCTGGTATCAGAGAGCACAACACTAATCACTAGTGTGCACATTGTCGAGAAATTACAAGGTACACCATAAAGAATTGTTTGCTTTAATAAAAAAACGTGGCACAATATATGTAACTAGATGCAACATGGTGTCTCTGTGAAACATGACAGCAACTGTGCTTTGCACTTCTGCACAAAATAAGTGCTGTTTTGCAAATCAGAcgtcacattttttttctttaaatgtTTGTTCGCTAGCAGTTTGACAAATATATAGCAGTTGCTGTAAAAATATGTACTACCACACAAGAAACTTATTTAATGATGGCAGTTCACTCTTGGTTTTAGTAATAGTAAGATACAAGAGACTTCCTCTTAAATTAGGATCACTCGACTATTTTCTTTGACTTGGATTCTACTTCTTTCTAACCTGGACAGGAGTCATACCTTTACTGAAAGTCAATTGCCATTCAAACTAACTCCTGTAAACCAACCGAACTGGACGTGCCAGTTGGACTCTACTGCTGTGCTGCCACAGCCATAGAAAGTACAAGTCCACAACAGTTTGTATTGTTACTATAGAAAATATGATGTATCACAAATTCCCAGTGGCGACTGCATCATTTTTAGCAAATAGCTCACATGCTACAAAATGGTAATAACCGTGTACTTAATCTACACTTTTATAACATGGGCTCTAGtatagtaattaattaaactTTTGCAGAAAGTATCCAGAGAGTACatgatattttgttttgtaaatAGCATGAGATAAGTAGAGAGTAGTTATTCTTAGTTTCTTACACGGTctatatttttgtattttgaGATGAGGGAATATGCTCTTTTAGTACCAATGCCAGGAACAGAGGGAAGAAAGTCACATCCTGCAAGAACACACATACCTGTCCAAATAAATATGTCAATAAGAAACTAATACTTCGGTCACGTAGTGCAGGGTAAGAACTGAGAAAGATATTAGAGAAAGGAAGGCCTGACTGCATAGACCTCAAGATACAGTAACTGGTCTAAGAGCTGAACAAATCTAAGGTGACAGCATGCACCTATCTTTTGTACAGAGCAAGTTAAACTagcaactactccctccgatccataataaatgtcagGGATTTAGtattgtactaaatccccgacacttattatggaccagaggactttgtactaaatccccgacacttattatggatcggagggaatacatGCTATGAACAACAGGAAAAAAACGCTTCAATAACAGCTGAACAAATCGGTCAAATTTGCCTCCATACAGGCTTTTAAACAATATTCTAGTTCAAGTCTTCAAGATATAGAACAGTAGAAATGGCATTTACCAGTAAAAAGGTTTTGGTCGAAATCCTTGAAAGAAAGACCATCTTTTACAGTCTCCATGGTTTTCTTCATTATGAACTCTTCACCATTCCCGAAGCGATCCATCTTAAATATAATCTATATAATTTGACGTGCATTAGATAAAGTGGAGAAATCCAAAACATAAATGAATATCAAAGTGAATGTCTCACAGCAGTGCAACCATATGCTATTAGATCACTGTCTTCAGTTATAACAGCAGCTATGCCCCCTTGATCAGCATCTAGAGTAGCTAGATATGCCAACTGTGCATCAGCTTCATATGGAGCAACCAAGAACTCAACATTTTCTGACCTTAAAATCTGACGTGAAAAAAGTTCAGTTTTTGCTACATGAGGTGAAGAATGGTTACGTGGAAGAACTTTCAAAGAAGCACCTGAATCAGTTGATAAGCCATTGATGGAGTAATTTGCACAGCTTTCTGCAGATGAACAGAGATTAGGATGCTTTTAGAAAACATTATGAAAGCCACAATCAAAGTTTCAAAACATCATGCCATATCTCCTTAACATGCAAGGAAACTAAGTCACAGGCTCAAAGGAACTTttttggctgtgtgcatcgttttgatgcagaggcccggagatccccttttcgaaaaaaaaggcTCAAAGGAACTTTTGTGCTGGTTGTTTATATTGTTAAACACCGTGCAAAGGGTCTGAATGGCAAGGATTGAAATGAAGCTATAGACTGAAATGGTGAACTTTTTAGGAAGAACactatttcttcttctaacTTAATCAAATAGGAGAAAACTACCTCGTTATTTAATATTTATACCAACTAACCACTATTCTACATTTGaacttatttttgttttctcttacAGGATAGAACTAGGCTTCTGGTAATAGAAAATGGATttgaacttctttttttggcaaaaCTCATATGTTCAAGCACATGTCAACCATACTTGTGCACCTTGTGCTTGCTCTTTTCTTCAAAAGAGATACTCGTTGCACATAAAAGGAAAAGTAAAATAACACACAATGTAGGAAATGGAGCCAAGACATttgaagtgttttttttacttaaaaatATCTACTTCCCTGAGACTAGAAATaaaatactacctccgttctgTTTACTTGACATCCTATAATGTGTGCAATTAACTTTTAAATAAATTTACTTATATATGTATAACTTTTTCGGATTTATCACATGGAAATGGTATCAGTTGATTTGTCACTGAAAGTCTCCCCATGTTGCCTTAAAAAGAAGTTCGCCCATTCATTATAATTTTAATATAATTGTTGCTGACAtaagtcaaattttaaaactGATACATGAAGATTTTATATTTTTCACATAAAAATATTACTATTAGACTTCCCATCAAAAGTAAGCCTTACGTGCTGAATGCTTGATCATATCAAATGTTCAGTAATTTTCCTGTTCTggtaaatattgcaagaaaACTGCTTACCCGGAAAAAGTCAATGGCAGCAGCTGTATTTCCTTGCTCAAGCTTTTCTTTTGCCAATACCAAGCTGAGGTCCCTCTTCCTGAATTTTAATAACCAAGTGAATTATAAAACTACAGATGGTTATAGACATTATCACATTAACCATCAAAAATCCATCAAAAAAATCAACAGAAGGCGAATATTGTATTACTATCGAATCGCTAGTTGATGGcaaatatgtactccctccgtcccgaaataagtgacgtggatttgtacaaGGGATTTATATAGATTCtaatacaaatccacgtcacttattttgggacggagggagtactatctAAACATTAAGACTGAAAGTTAACTACTGAAAGGGACTGTTCCTGACGCCAACAGAAGTTCGATTCTTATTGTTTCCATACATGTTTCCAATCTGATGACCAACCAACtccattgtttttttagagagatTAACCAACTCCATTGTGACCTTAAAACAAAGCTGTGCAAGGAGTTAACGCACAATGCTAGTGTTGCAACAATTAAAATACCTCCCATGCTAACAAATCATACAATCTCAACTGATCACACTAAGTTACTAGCTAacagatgaaaaaaaaggaactgcATTTCTCAAGCAGATGGTATGACAGTTCGAATAGGCATACTTGTGCCTGTCTTTATCCGTGGCCGACTTGCAGGGCATGCTGCACCCGTCAAAGACGACGACGGGCACAACCTTATGATGCCGCAGGAGGTTGATATGGTGCATGAAATAGCTGATGTAGCGCCTGGCACCGCCGCTCTTAGGGTCCAAGCACAGCTCCATGCTGCAAGAATAGGCTCCTTTGTGGAGCCAAGAGTAGGCATCGATACCGACCTGCCGACGCAAAGAACAAGCAGCGATAAATCCGATAGATGGATGAAATTGTAACAGAAAAATGCGAGTGCAAGGTGAAATATTGGGGGATCTATTTACCCGTTGGCCGGCGTACTTCTTGATGTGCACGGGCTCGATGAATGGCTTCATGAAGCGGAGAAGATTAGGGATTCCCATCAGTGCGACAAAATAATCATAAGTCGATTGGTTCTGGATTTGTTTCGGCCTTTCGGGGGGA
This is a stretch of genomic DNA from Brachypodium distachyon strain Bd21 chromosome 1, Brachypodium_distachyon_v3.0, whole genome shotgun sequence. It encodes these proteins:
- the LOC100822831 gene encoding exonuclease 1: MGIPNLLRFMKPFIEPVHIKKYAGQRVGIDAYSWLHKGAYSCSMELCLDPKSGGARRYISYFMHHINLLRHHKVVPVVVFDGCSMPCKSATDKDRHKKRDLSLVLAKEKLEQGNTAAAIDFFRKAVQITPSMAYQLIQILRSENVEFLVAPYEADAQLAYLATLDADQGGIAAVITEDSDLIAYGCTAIIFKMDRFGNGEEFIMKKTMETVKDGLSFKDFDQNLFTGMCVLAGCDFLPSVPGIGTKRAYSLISKYKNIDRVLSTLKLGKRYSVPDDYSDSFWKTLAVFNHARVYDVKSKTLKHLKPLEEQYLNYLAGDLDILGPALAPSMARAIAEGHLNPVTMEAFDNFSRTISPIEFIDTSTFNVANQHGSQEILSQESCITICSSQKSKGNIVAFAVDEITNGEQKHNKGTLALGKFLQQKHSSLAVESNEVGPKSTPDNNPFKKRKLPTDQGQAPDQNELLIDLHDEESVILCSSLSQESNGQAENLDRKESIDQAEYWERNELSAGLCWPLTQESVQSMPNQKSSKRKAFRDKTSKRVNQSSGILNFFMRV